TAGCGCCCAAACGGTGACCACATCCTGTGCGGTACTGGTGGCGCCGGAGGCATCTTTCACGGTCAGCTTCACGGTGTAGGTTCCGGGTGCGGTATACGAAGCGCTGGGACTTTTATCGGTCGAGCCGGAGCCGTTGCCGAAATTCCATTGCCAGGAAACAGGGTTGCCGGTGGACTGGTCATTGAATTTGGTGATAAGGCTTTCGCAATCGCTGGATTTGCTGGGGGTGAAAGCGGCTCTCAGTTGGGCAAAGGCGGCGTCGCCGGGCCAAACGAGCAGCATTAACAAAATGGTACAGGAAAGGGTAACTTTCGGGATTACCTGGGTGACTAGGGACATATGATGCTATTCGGGGAAGAAAATTACACAAAAAAGCGGGACGGAAAGCACCGGGGAAAGGGGGATTCCCGCATCATAAAATCCTATTATTCAATACTACCTGAACACAAACAAGTTAGTTTATCCGCTGGCGTAGGATGAAATTGAAAAAAATGGCTGGGGTTAAAAAGGCAGCACAACGATAGGGGTCGTTGTGCTGCCGGTGGTAAAGTATTTTTAAAACGAAGGTTTACGCCAATTGTGCTCTTTCCATTTTCGGCACGCAAAGGTGGATTACCAGCGTGGCGATGAGATAAGCGGTGCTGCCATAGATGAAGAAAGGAACGTAGCTGTCGGTGTGGCCTGCGTACCAGGTCATCATGGCACCTGCGATTCCGCCCAATGTACCGCCGATACCGGTTACGGAACCTACTGCATATTTCGGGAACAGATCACCGGGCATGGTGAGGATGTTGGATGAAAAACCCTGGTGCGCGGCGGTCCCCAGCGCAATGATAAGCACCGCTACATAGAAGCTGGTGGTATAAGCCGCGAAGAAGATGGGCAGGGCGCAAAGACCGCAAAGCAAAAGCGTGGTTTTGCGGGCGCGGTTGAGGGACCAGCCGTTTTTCATAAACCGGGTAGTTAACCATCCAAAGAAGATACTGCCCACGTCGGAGATGATGTAGATGAATACGAAAGTGAATCCTACGGATGAGATATCCAGCTTTTGATCGAGTGTGTTATTGCGGACAAAAAATAGCGGGAGCCATGTGAGGAAGAAATACCAAACGCTGTCGGTCAGGAATTTAGCACCGGCGAAAGCCCAGGTCTGGCGGTAGCCGAAGAGCCTGATCCAGGACACTTTCCCCGGGGGCTCCTGTTCCATATCGCTTTCAATATGGGCAAGCTCAGTGGCGCCGAGGGATTGGCTTTCGCGGGGCTTGCGGTACATTTTTATCCAGAAGGCGATGAGGATAAAGCCCAAAGCACCGGTAACGATGAAGCATACCCGCCAGCCGAAGTGGTGGTTTAGCACTGGTACGGCCAATGCCGTGGCGATCACCCCGATGTTGGCTCCTGCGTTCATGATACCGGTTGCCTGTGATCGTTCCTTCCGGGGCAACCATTCGGATATTGTTTTATTGGCTGACGGGAAGTTACCTGCTTCGCCGATCCCCAGTAAAAACCGCGCACCGATCAATCCCCCCGCACTCTTCACCAAACCGTGCAACATGCCTGAAAGGCTCCATAAGCCCAATGCGATGGGGAAGCCTTTACGAACGCCCACCCGGTCAAGGAACCACCCCACGATGAGGAAACCCAGTGAGTAGGCAAGCTTGAAAGCAGCATCGGTATTACCCAACGCTTTCTTAAAATCCGCATGGTCGGATGCCTGCATCACATGGTCGGAAGAAAGGCCCAGGATATCTTTCTGGAACGTTTCGTCCGTAGAGATCATCGACAACACCTGCCGGTCTATATAACATATCGTGGTAGCAAAAAAGAGCAATGCAACAATTCGCCAGCGATACCGGCCAATTACAGTGGAATTCATATCAGTTGAGTGTTTAAGGGATGAGCACTACAGAACAAATTACTGTAATGACTTTAATAATGCAAACGTTTGCTTGATTTTCTCGGAAAGGCTTGACCAATCCCGTTTTGCGAGGATTTCTTTTGGTATCAGGTTGGAACCCATGCCCACGCAGACCACGCCTGCGCCGAACCATGCCTTCAGGTTGGCGGCTTCCGGTTCCACGCCGCCGGTGGGCATGAATTTCAGACCGGGAAACAGCGGTTTGATCGCTTTCACGAAATCGGGGCCCAGCGCGCTCCCGGGAAACAACTTCACCAGCAGCGCCCCGTTCTTTTCGGCCACGGAAATCTCCGTCGGCGTCATGCATCCCGGGACCCAGAGGATGCCGGCAGTATGGCAATACGCGGCCGTTTCAGGATCGGTCACCGGGCACACGATGAAGTCGGCGCCCATCTCCGTGAAAGTTTTTGCGTCGGCAGCGTTCTTGATGGTACCGATGCCCAGCTGCATATCCGGCATGGAAGCTATTTTCAGGTCGCGCAGATGCGCAAAATTCTGACGGGCCTGCTCCCCGCGATTGGTAAATTCGAAAACGCGGATACCACCTGCGTAACAGGCTTTCATCACTTCCGCGCACACTTCCGGGTCCTCGTGGTAAAACACCGGGATCACCTTCGTGCTTTCAAATGCTTTTACAATTGTATCTGGTTGCGTTGTCATCTGTTACATCATTTGCGTAATCGTTTCGCGCGGGGTGAGGTTGAAATCCCCCGTCCGGAAAAGCTTCGTGTAAGCCGACGCCGCGGCATAGCCGATGATTTCCTGCGGATCGAAGTTGTGGATATTGCCGTGGATCAGCCCCGCCATAAAACTGTCGCCGCTGCCCACACGGTCCACCACTTCATTCGTCTCATATTGCCGGCTCACGAACAACTCGCCGCCGGTATAATACACGGCGTAATACAGGTTATGCGTGGCGCCTCCCGAAAACCTGAACGTAAACGCCACCCGGTCGCACTTCGGAAACTTTGCAATAATGGCTGCAGCGGATTCGCGCGCCGCCTGCAGGTATCCGTCTTTCGTATCCGGTTCCACGGCTGCCTTATTCAAAGGCACGCCCAGCATCATGTCGGCCGCCCAGATATTGCCCATGATCACATGGCAATACTGCGTCAGGGCGGGCATCACTTCCAGCGGCGTTTTGCCGTATTGCCATAACTTGCTGCGGTAATTGAGATCGGTGGAAATGGTCATCCCTTTGCGGGTGGCCGCTTCCAGCACTTCCCGGCAAATCTCCGCTGCGTTGGCGTTCAGTGCCGGCGAAATAGCGCTCCAGTGGAACCAGTTGGCGCCGTCGAGCAGTGCGTCCCAATCCACCGTTCCAGGCTGTATCTCGCTGAAACTCGAATACTTGCGGTCGTATACCACTTCTGCATGCTTCAGGTCGGCGCCCTGCGAAAGGTAATACGCCCCTATCCTGTCGCCGCCCCATAGCATCCTGTCCGTTTTGATACCGGCGCTTTCGAGCTGCGCGAGCGCCTGGCGGCTCAACCCGTTATCGGGGGCTTTGCTGATATACGCCACGCTGTCGCCCCAGGTGCCCAGGGCCGCGGCTACATTGGCTTCCGCCCCGCCTACATACATCGCGGCGCGGTGATTGGCCCAATCGGGCGACAGGCGGAATAATATCTCTCCGAAAGTAATGACTGATACTGGTTGCATTAAAAAGAAAAATACGCCTGCGCGTTGTTATAGCATATATTCTGCACCGTTTTGCCCAGCCAGGGAATATCGGCGGGCAATTCTCCGTTTTCCACGTCGTTGCCGAACAAATTACACAATATTCTCCTGAAATACTCATGGCGGCTATACGACAGGAAGCTCCTCGAATCGGTGAGCATGCCTACGAAACGGCTGATCAGTCCCATGTTGCTGAGCGCGTTCATCTGTTTCTCCATGCCGTCTTTCTGATCCAAAAACCACCAACCCGATCCGAACTGCATCTTCCCGGCTACGCTTCCGTCCTGGAAATTGCCCACCATTGTGGCAAACACTTCGTTGTTGGAGGGGTTCAGGTTATAGACGATCGTTTTAGCCAGCTGGTTGCCCGCATCCAGCCGGTCGAAGAAGCGGCTCATGGCCTCGGCCATCGACCAGTCGCCGATGGAATCCACGCCCGCGTCCGCACCGAGCCGCTGCAGTAAACGGCTGTTGTTGTTCCGGATGGCCCCTACGTGAAACTGCTGCACCCAGCCTTTCGCGTGGTTCCACTGGCATACAAAGTGCAGCGTGGCGGATTTGAACATCGCTGTGGCGGCGGCATCCAGCTGCCTTCCCGAGAACACGCGCTGGAAAGCCTGTTCCAACGCAGCATCCGTAAAATCGCTATAGATGAAATAATTGAGGCCGTGGTCCGACAAGCGGCCGCCGGCTTCATGGAAATAATCGTGGCGTTTTTTCAGTGCATCGATCAGGGATTGATAACTGTCAATTTCAATCCCTGCCGCGGCGCCCAGTTTGCCCGTGTAGGCTTTGAAGGCCGCAGGATCTTCCACCGCCATCGCTTTATCGGGCCGGAACGTCGGCAGTACCTTGACGCCGAACCCCTCGCCCCGCAAAGCTTTGTGATGTTCCAGCGAGTCTGCGGGATCATCGGTGGTGCATAGGGCCTTCACATTAAAATGCTGCAACAGGCTGCGCGTGGAATATTGCGGCAACTGCGCGTTGCAGGCTTCATATATCTTCATTGCATTGTCGCCGTTCAGCGTTTCCCGGATACCGAAAGGATTCGCCAGTTCCATCGCGCTCCAGTGATAGAGCGGGTTCCGCGCGGTGAAGGGCACCGTTTCAGCCCACACCCGGAACTTTGTGAAATCATCTGCATCACCGGTAATCAGGTCTTCGGACACACCGTTGGCCCGCATGGCGCGCCATTTATAGTGGTCGCCCTTCAGCCAGATCTCCGTCATGTTCGCGAACTTTTTGTCGGACGCGATCTCGTCGGGCGGCAAATGGTTATGGTAATCGATTACCGGCATGTCTTTCGCGTAATCGAAATACAGGCGCCGGGCCGTTTCAGTCTGTAATAAAAAGTCTTCCGACAGAAATTGTTTCATGCGATTATAAAACCTTGGAATGGTGGATGATATATTCCTTAACGCCGTTTTGCATCATGCCGATGAGATGGTCCGTCACGGTGTCGGCGAAACCGGGCAGCTGGTTGAGGTCGGTTTGCCAAAGGCGCCCGTCCCCGCAAATGTTCCGCACCATGGCGGATATTTCGGGATACGACGGCGCCGCTGCTCCCTGCCAGTGCCCCGCGAAAACGGCCGCGTTTTCGTCGGTGATATCGTAGAACTGGTCGCCGCGCTGGCCCTGGTACTTGCCGTCCTTCTCCCGGGCGGGCCGCAGGAAAAGCAGGGTGCAGGCGAAACCCAGCAGCATCATCTCCGGCAGCAGGCCTTTGCTTTCGCGGTAGCGGAGGATGGTCTGCACGTTGCGCGCATTCATCTTGCTGCTCTGCTGGAAGGTGATGGAAATGAGTTTATGTTCGATGGAAGGATTGTCGAAGCGGTCGAGCACGTCTGTCGCGAAGGTGGCTACCTGCGGACCAAGGTGTTCCAGTGTGGGGAGAATTTCTCCTTTCACCACGGTTTCGAAGAAACGTCGCATATAGCTGTCCTGCATGCATTCGTAAACGGTGTTAAGCCCGGAAAGGTAGCCGAGCGTCACCGCGGCGGTGTGGCTGCCGTTTAGGATGCGGAGCTTTTGTTCGCGGTAGGGCGTGATGGTGGGTGCGATGAGCATCCGGTCGTCCGCCTGGTGGAATCCCAGTTTCTGCGCCACACCGGCATCGCCTTCGATGGCCCAGAGGAGGAAAGGCTCAGAATCGATCCAGAGCTCGTCTTCGTACCCCGCTTCTTCCCAGCATTCCGACAGGTTCTTGGGCCTGCCGGGCACGATGCGGTCTACCAGCGAGCTGCAAAAACGGTTGCCCTGGCTGATCCACTGGATGAAGTTTTCCGGCAATCCGTTGTAAGCCGCCAGTTTGAGCACGATGGAACGGAGCAGTTCCCCGTTGTCGACCACCAGTTCGGTGGGTATGATCACGAATCCCGGGAGTTTCCGGCGGTAGCGTTCGAAGAGGATGGCCAGGAGTTTCCCGGGGAACGACGCAGGAACGCCGGCCGCGATATTCTCTTCCACATACTGGATGCCCACTTCCGTGGTGTTGGACACGATAATTTCCATGGTGGGCTGACAGGCCGCTTCCAACACCGCCTCCCAATCTGCATTCGATTGCAATACACGGCTAACAGAAGCGTTGACCAGGTATTGATCCACCGGTTTCCCCTGGGAAACGCCTTTAATATGGGTGGTGAACAGTCCGTCCTGGGCGTGGAAAGCGCCTGCGTCGCCGCCGTCGGTGCTTTTCACGATCGCGATACGGCCGTTGAAAACGCCTTGCTTGTTGGCTTTATCAACCAGGTAGTCGACCAGCCCCCGCAGCAGTACGCCGGTTCCGAACTGCAGGATTTTTTCCGGTAATTGAAAGTAATCGGATGTAACGCCCCATTGCGGGTGATTCATAACGTGTGCCTTATTCAAACGAGGTAGCATGCATTCAAAATTTATAATATGACATAGCTAATATCCGATAAATATAAAATTAGGATGCGACTTTTTTGACGATTAGTTAAAGAATTATGACAAAAATCTAATATCAATCGTTGTAAATCCCTTCATATTGAATTTTTTTCATCGGGCTTATCACGTCCGGCTATGGGGCTATCAGCAGTATCTATGGGCCCGGCCCCCTCGTTCCGGGGATTTTCTGTAATTTTGCACGCTAAACCGATAGGAAAATGAGCAAGCATGGAAAAGTGCTGGTAGCCATGAGCGGGGGTATCGACAGTACCGTTACCGCCCTTATGCTGCATGAGCAGGGTTACGAAGTGGTCGGCATTACGATGAAGACCTGGGATTATGCGTCCGCCGGGGCCTCCAAGAAAGAGACCGGCTGCTGCAACCTGGATTCCTTCAACGATGCCCGCGCCGCCGCCGTGCATCATGGTTTCCCGCACTTCATTCTCGATATACGCGACGAATTCGGCGATTTCGTCATCAATAACTTCGTGGACGAGTACCTCGCAGGCCGCACGCCGAACCCCTGCGTCCTTTGCAACACCCACATCAAGTGGCGCGCCCTCATGAAACGGGCGGACGCCATGGATTGCGCTTTCATCGCCACCGGCCACTACGGCCGGATCCGCGTCGAAAACGACAGGGGCATCATCAGCAAAGGGGTGGACGAAACCAAAGACCAGAGCTACGTGCTCTGGGGCCTCGATCAGGATGTCATCAAACGCACCCTCCTCCCCCTCGGCGGCTACCGCAAAACCGAAATCCGCCAGATGGCATTCGACTTCGGTTACCCCGAGCTGGCCAAGAAAGCCGAAAGCTATGAAATCTGCTTCGTGCCCGACAACGATTACCGCGGATTCCTGAAACGCAAGGTCGACGGCCTGGAAGAACGCGTGAATGGTGGCAACTTCGTACTGGCCGACGGCACCATCGTAGGCAAGCACAAAGGTTACCCTTTCTACACCATCGGACAGCGCAAGGGCCTCGACATCGCCCTTGGCCGGCCCATTTTCGTCACTGAAATCATCCCGGAAACCAATACCGTGGTGCTGGGCGACGAAGTGGAACTGAACCGCAGCGAAATGAATGTGGGCGGCATCAACCTCGTGAAATACGACCATCTCCCCGAAGGCATGGAGTCGGTGGTGAAAGTGCGTTACAAAGACAAAGGCACGCTGGCTATCCTCTACAATTCGGAAGACGGCCTCGTGAAAGTGCATTTTTATGACCAGGTGAAAGGCATCGCCCCCGGTCAGAGCGCCGTTTTTTATGAAGGCGACGACGTGCTGGGCGGCGGTATCATCCGCAGATAAACGAATCACGTAATATAGTCAGAGGCCCCTCCGCGCGGAGGGGCCTCGTCTTTTATATTAGTCTCTTCTCGCCACGGTCACGAACATCGAATCCGCAAACCGCCTATACCCTTCAACCACCGTACTTTCTTCGATCCGGAGGCCGCAGTCCCGCTCCAGGAATACCGCCGCGTCTTCATTCTCTTCCCGGAACACCGAGCAGGTAATATAAATCAGCGTTCCCCCGGGCGCCAGGAGCTTCGATACGTTCCCGGCGATCTTTTTCTGCAAAGCGGCATAAGCTGCGATCTTCACCGGGTCGAAATAATAAAGGTTTTCCGGCGTACGGCCCCAGGTGCCGGAACCGGTGCAGGGCGCGTCGAGGATGATGCCGTTGAAAGAAGTATGCGGCAGCTGCGTGGCGGGATGCGGGGCCGTGAGGTCCACCACACGCGAATCGTACTCCCTGACGCCCGCTTCGGCAAATCGCCGGCGGAGGTTTTCCAGGATGGAAGCCCGCACGTCGGTCACGAGCAGCCGGATATCGGGCTGGCGGTCGTGCAGCAGGATGGATTTGCCCCCGCTGGCGGCGCAGCAATCCCACCAATACTCTATCTTCCGGGGATGGAAGCGCAGCCCGGTCTCCTGTGAAGAGAGGTCCTGGATCTCGTACCAGTTTTTCTCGGGCAGGATGGCTTCGGTTTTGGTGCCGTTGGGCAAGGCGATGGCGTCTGGCCCGGCGGTGGCGTAGGTAACGCCCGCCTTTTCCAGCTGTTTGAGCAGGGCGGCTTTGCGGCCCGGACGGGCACGGATGAACAGCCGCGGCTGCTGCAGGAACGAGCGGGTGAAATCTTCTTTTTGAATGGATGGGGAAAGATGACCAATGCCGGGGAACACAGCGGCCGGATCCCAGGTCAGACCGGCTACGGCCAGCTTTTCGTCCAGTGATTCCGTCATATGGGAGGAGAATTCGGGACGGAGGGCTTCCAGCATGGCGTCCGGCGCTGTTTCGCAAAGGAAAGTGGCCAGCAGGAGTCGGTCTGCCACCTGCATATCCATTTGCCAGCGGCCCAGGCGGAAATAGCGGTAAACGAGCTGCTGTACCGTTTTACGGTCGCGGCTGCCCATTTGAGGCCTGGCTTTGAAGAATTGCTTCAGAAAATGGTGCAGCGGCACGCTGCCATCGTATTCTTCCAGCACGGCCGCGGCCGACCGGAGGTAATTTTCCCATCGCGTCATGGGCGCAAAGATAATCTATCCCGCGAAAGCGGATTTTCAAATCCCCGGTTATCAAGTCCGTCACACTGCGGCTATGCGTGTAGCGAAAACCGTATTTTTAAAGTAAAATCCCCCGCCACATGAAAACACTGTTTCCGCTTATCTGTCTTTTCTTTCCCCTAACGTTACTGGCCCAGTCGCCTGGCGACAACCAGCGCCGCGTCGAGAACGGCCTCATGCCCTGGGTGCAGTTCAAAGACCAGCCAGCCATGCGCTTCTCCATCGAAGAACGCCTCAAAGCACTGGAGATACCGGGCGTCACGATTGCCGTGATCCGCGATTATAAAGTGGAATGGGCTAAAGGGTACGGATGGGCTGATAAAGAAGAAAAACGCCCCGTTACCACCGAAACCCTCTTCCAGGCGGCTTCCATCAGCAAATCACTCAATGGCGTGGCGATCCTGAAACTCGTGCAGGACGGCAGGCTCAAACTCGACGAAGACATCAATACCTATCTCAAAACCTGGCATCCCGATTCCAGCAAAGGCACCATCACGCTGGCGCACCTGCTTAGCCATACCGCCGGGCTGACCATCCACGGGTTCCCCGGGTACGAAACCACCGACAAACTTCCGACCACGGAACAAATCCTGATGGGCCAAAAGCCGGCAAATACCAGCGAGGTAAAGCCCTTTGCCGCACCGGGTGAAATGATGCAATATTCGGGCGGCGGCACCACCGTTTCCCAGCTCATCCTTACCACCATCACCGGTGAGCCCTACGAACAATACCTCCAGCGGGAAGTGCTGAACCCCATGGGCATGACACAGAGCTTCTATAACCAGCCCCCTCCCGCCGGCAAAGCCTCCCTGCTGGCGACCGCTTACGAAAACGACGGCTCGCGCGTAAAAGGCAACTACCACGTCTACCCCGAACAAGGCGCCGCCGGCTTGTGGACCAACCCTTCCGACCTCGCCAAATACATCATCGAAACCCAATTGTCGAAAGCCGGAAAATCGGCAAAGGTATTGTCGCCCGAAATGACGGCAAAACGCCTCACGCCTTACCTCGACAAACAGTCCGCACTCGGCGTGTTCATCAATGCTGATGGCCGCTGGTTCAGTCATAACGGTGGAAACTGGGGCTTCGCCTGTACATATTCGGGCAGCATGGAAGGTGGCAACGGCTTCG
Above is a genomic segment from Chitinophaga pollutisoli containing:
- a CDS encoding MFS transporter, which produces MNSTVIGRYRWRIVALLFFATTICYIDRQVLSMISTDETFQKDILGLSSDHVMQASDHADFKKALGNTDAAFKLAYSLGFLIVGWFLDRVGVRKGFPIALGLWSLSGMLHGLVKSAGGLIGARFLLGIGEAGNFPSANKTISEWLPRKERSQATGIMNAGANIGVIATALAVPVLNHHFGWRVCFIVTGALGFILIAFWIKMYRKPRESQSLGATELAHIESDMEQEPPGKVSWIRLFGYRQTWAFAGAKFLTDSVWYFFLTWLPLFFVRNNTLDQKLDISSVGFTFVFIYIISDVGSIFFGWLTTRFMKNGWSLNRARKTTLLLCGLCALPIFFAAYTTSFYVAVLIIALGTAAHQGFSSNILTMPGDLFPKYAVGSVTGIGGTLGGIAGAMMTWYAGHTDSYVPFFIYGSTAYLIATLVIHLCVPKMERAQLA
- the eda gene encoding bifunctional 4-hydroxy-2-oxoglutarate aldolase/2-dehydro-3-deoxy-phosphogluconate aldolase; amino-acid sequence: MTTQPDTIVKAFESTKVIPVFYHEDPEVCAEVMKACYAGGIRVFEFTNRGEQARQNFAHLRDLKIASMPDMQLGIGTIKNAADAKTFTEMGADFIVCPVTDPETAAYCHTAGILWVPGCMTPTEISVAEKNGALLVKLFPGSALGPDFVKAIKPLFPGLKFMPTGGVEPEAANLKAWFGAGVVCVGMGSNLIPKEILAKRDWSSLSEKIKQTFALLKSLQ
- a CDS encoding sugar kinase, producing the protein MQPVSVITFGEILFRLSPDWANHRAAMYVGGAEANVAAALGTWGDSVAYISKAPDNGLSRQALAQLESAGIKTDRMLWGGDRIGAYYLSQGADLKHAEVVYDRKYSSFSEIQPGTVDWDALLDGANWFHWSAISPALNANAAEICREVLEAATRKGMTISTDLNYRSKLWQYGKTPLEVMPALTQYCHVIMGNIWAADMMLGVPLNKAAVEPDTKDGYLQAARESAAAIIAKFPKCDRVAFTFRFSGGATHNLYYAVYYTGGELFVSRQYETNEVVDRVGSGDSFMAGLIHGNIHNFDPQEIIGYAAASAYTKLFRTGDFNLTPRETITQMM
- the uxaC gene encoding glucuronate isomerase; this translates as MKQFLSEDFLLQTETARRLYFDYAKDMPVIDYHNHLPPDEIASDKKFANMTEIWLKGDHYKWRAMRANGVSEDLITGDADDFTKFRVWAETVPFTARNPLYHWSAMELANPFGIRETLNGDNAMKIYEACNAQLPQYSTRSLLQHFNVKALCTTDDPADSLEHHKALRGEGFGVKVLPTFRPDKAMAVEDPAAFKAYTGKLGAAAGIEIDSYQSLIDALKKRHDYFHEAGGRLSDHGLNYFIYSDFTDAALEQAFQRVFSGRQLDAAATAMFKSATLHFVCQWNHAKGWVQQFHVGAIRNNNSRLLQRLGADAGVDSIGDWSMAEAMSRFFDRLDAGNQLAKTIVYNLNPSNNEVFATMVGNFQDGSVAGKMQFGSGWWFLDQKDGMEKQMNALSNMGLISRFVGMLTDSRSFLSYSRHEYFRRILCNLFGNDVENGELPADIPWLGKTVQNICYNNAQAYFSF
- a CDS encoding tagaturonate reductase, which codes for MNHPQWGVTSDYFQLPEKILQFGTGVLLRGLVDYLVDKANKQGVFNGRIAIVKSTDGGDAGAFHAQDGLFTTHIKGVSQGKPVDQYLVNASVSRVLQSNADWEAVLEAACQPTMEIIVSNTTEVGIQYVEENIAAGVPASFPGKLLAILFERYRRKLPGFVIIPTELVVDNGELLRSIVLKLAAYNGLPENFIQWISQGNRFCSSLVDRIVPGRPKNLSECWEEAGYEDELWIDSEPFLLWAIEGDAGVAQKLGFHQADDRMLIAPTITPYREQKLRILNGSHTAAVTLGYLSGLNTVYECMQDSYMRRFFETVVKGEILPTLEHLGPQVATFATDVLDRFDNPSIEHKLISITFQQSSKMNARNVQTILRYRESKGLLPEMMLLGFACTLLFLRPAREKDGKYQGQRGDQFYDITDENAAVFAGHWQGAAAPSYPEISAMVRNICGDGRLWQTDLNQLPGFADTVTDHLIGMMQNGVKEYIIHHSKVL
- the mnmA gene encoding tRNA 2-thiouridine(34) synthase MnmA, whose product is MSKHGKVLVAMSGGIDSTVTALMLHEQGYEVVGITMKTWDYASAGASKKETGCCNLDSFNDARAAAVHHGFPHFILDIRDEFGDFVINNFVDEYLAGRTPNPCVLCNTHIKWRALMKRADAMDCAFIATGHYGRIRVENDRGIISKGVDETKDQSYVLWGLDQDVIKRTLLPLGGYRKTEIRQMAFDFGYPELAKKAESYEICFVPDNDYRGFLKRKVDGLEERVNGGNFVLADGTIVGKHKGYPFYTIGQRKGLDIALGRPIFVTEIIPETNTVVLGDEVELNRSEMNVGGINLVKYDHLPEGMESVVKVRYKDKGTLAILYNSEDGLVKVHFYDQVKGIAPGQSAVFYEGDDVLGGGIIRR
- a CDS encoding Fmu (Sun) domain-containing protein, coding for MTRWENYLRSAAAVLEEYDGSVPLHHFLKQFFKARPQMGSRDRKTVQQLVYRYFRLGRWQMDMQVADRLLLATFLCETAPDAMLEALRPEFSSHMTESLDEKLAVAGLTWDPAAVFPGIGHLSPSIQKEDFTRSFLQQPRLFIRARPGRKAALLKQLEKAGVTYATAGPDAIALPNGTKTEAILPEKNWYEIQDLSSQETGLRFHPRKIEYWWDCCAASGGKSILLHDRQPDIRLLVTDVRASILENLRRRFAEAGVREYDSRVVDLTAPHPATQLPHTSFNGIILDAPCTGSGTWGRTPENLYYFDPVKIAAYAALQKKIAGNVSKLLAPGGTLIYITCSVFREENEDAAVFLERDCGLRIEESTVVEGYRRFADSMFVTVARRD
- a CDS encoding serine hydrolase domain-containing protein, whose product is MKTLFPLICLFFPLTLLAQSPGDNQRRVENGLMPWVQFKDQPAMRFSIEERLKALEIPGVTIAVIRDYKVEWAKGYGWADKEEKRPVTTETLFQAASISKSLNGVAILKLVQDGRLKLDEDINTYLKTWHPDSSKGTITLAHLLSHTAGLTIHGFPGYETTDKLPTTEQILMGQKPANTSEVKPFAAPGEMMQYSGGGTTVSQLILTTITGEPYEQYLQREVLNPMGMTQSFYNQPPPAGKASLLATAYENDGSRVKGNYHVYPEQGAAGLWTNPSDLAKYIIETQLSKAGKSAKVLSPEMTAKRLTPYLDKQSALGVFINADGRWFSHNGGNWGFACTYSGSMEGGNGFVVMTNVSNHLIIDEIVRAISTVYGWKDFQDTEKFPLLSSIPDSLIRRYTGTYVRQSPKTTIEIRASGKGLNAIVEKGQPYQMYFTQADKFVLTEQPAMWTLAGDTLKMFNGRREAIFLREKP